The following DNA comes from Bacteroidales bacterium.
TTTTAGATGATTAAGTCTGTCTCGAAAATACTTTGAGACAGACTTTTTTCAAAACCTTAGGATTATGTCAATCCCGACACGATCCTGAGGTTTTCTCATTTTGTATAATAAAAGCTGCATGAAATGCTCACTTTACTGACATGAATTTTTATAGATTATTTTAGAAATATCATTACAGATTATTGTCCACTCAAAATACCGGAAGATGGAATTTACCGCCCGGAATGGAGCATGATAGGTAATGAATGCAGATACTGAACTATGGAAATGGAAAAATAACCATGATCATAGTTACAGAATACTATTATAGTCGATACAGCCCTGTTGACTAAATCTTATATACTGTTTTGAATTAGTTAGGGTCCGTTAAGGTAGCAAAAAACGTTTTCAGAATTTCTAATTTTAGCTGATTTTTATATTTAGTTTCAACATTTAAAAGAATAAGAGCAAAGCCCTTGATTAGCTTCAACAATAGTTTTTCATATCATAAACTTATCCGGAGTTTTCCGGATCCGCATCATATCATTTATCTTTTCTTTCACAAAAAAGCCGGCTGAACAACGAATATTACATTGTACACATGAACTACAGGGATTTTGAGATAAAGGAAATGCTGAAATTATATCCCTGGTCATAGCCGGATCATTATACCCGTAATAATACATATAGGCACGCATCATGTCAGGTACAGGTAATTTTTGCGGACATTGGGGGACACATTTCCGGCATCCCTGGCAATACAACAATGTATGTTTATTTACCGATGTCAGGAATTCGCTTTCCTTTTCGGTCAATTTAAGGTCGGATACGGCTTCCAGGCATTCTTCCAGCTCTTCGAATGAGGTATAGCCCGCAAGTACCGTATGTATGCCGGGATTTTGCAATACCCATTTCAGTGCTGCTTTCGCATTTACTTTTTGTGTCCGTTCCTTGTCCATATATCCCCCCATCATGGCTTTCATGCCAATAACCCCCATGCCCGACTCTACTGCCCGTTTTATTGCCGCGTTCAACGGGTCATGATGCTGTTGATTGAAATTATATGCAGTAAGTACTACATCATAATTACCATTATCCACCATGGTATGGATGACCTCCGGCTCATTACTGTGCGTGGAAATTCCGATATGTTTCACCCGGCCCTCTTTTTTCAGTTTCAGCATCACATCGAGTACCG
Coding sequences within:
- a CDS encoding aldo/keto reductase — its product is MENQVNRRDFLKLSAAAGVGFVLGEQTTKGSNSCKKETLPRRTLGKTGIQLPVLSMGVSSNHLPVVRAAYNSGVIHFDTANGYQNGKTEEMLGDFFAGKDRDSFVLATKIYEKTPGDLSQRFAEKFETSLKRLRTDYIDILYYHDVSTTDEVNCQPVLDVMLKLKKEGRVKHIGISTHSNEPEVIHTMVDNGNYDVVLTAYNFNQQHHDPLNAAIKRAVESGMGVIGMKAMMGGYMDKERTQKVNAKAALKWVLQNPGIHTVLAGYTSFEELEECLEAVSDLKLTEKESEFLTSVNKHTLLYCQGCRKCVPQCPQKLPVPDMMRAYMYYYGYNDPAMTRDIISAFPLSQNPCSSCVQCNIRCSAGFFVKEKINDMMRIRKTPDKFMI